In the genome of Nycticebus coucang isolate mNycCou1 chromosome 12, mNycCou1.pri, whole genome shotgun sequence, one region contains:
- the LOC128562367 gene encoding RNA-binding motif protein, X-linked 2-like, with product MNPLTKVKLINELNEREVQLGVADKVSWHSEYKDSAWIFLGGLPYELTEGDIICVFSQYGEIVNINLVRDKKTGKSKGFCFLCYEDQRSTILAVDNFNGIKIKGRTIRVDHVSDYRAPKDSEEVDEETRKLQESGCGAHTPSPSLSEGSEDDKPTKKHKEKKEKKKRKKEKGKTNHEVQAKQSSSSSSSRSKAVKEKDDPGPKKLSSKNSERVQKPESRDGWKHCSGSPEVRTTCRAAAKDPEKELMKERPKHEHESSSRKEAREEKNRDKDRGGSSDIHSSRNSGRSEGCSHRSRSKSRDKSHRHKRARHSWEQDSSNPSDHRHY from the coding sequence ATGAACCCTCTAACTAAGGTGAAGCTGATCAATGAGCTGAATGAGCGAGAGGTCCAGCTTGGAGTGGCGGATAAGGTGTCCTGGCACTCTGAGTACAAGGACAGCGCCTGGATCTTCTTGGGAGGGCTTCCTTATGAACTGACTGAAGGGGACATCATCTGTGTGTTCTCACAATACGGGGAGATTGTTAACATTAATCTCGTGCGGGACAAGAAGACTGGGAAATCCAAAGGATTCTGTTTCCTCTGCTATGAAGACCAGAGAAGCACAATTCTGGCCGTTGACAATTTTAATGGAATCAAGATCAAAGGGCGAACTATCCGAGTGGATCATGTGTCTGACTATCGGGCTCCTAAGGATTCAGAAGAAGTAGATGAGGAGACCAGAAAGCTGCAGGAAAGTGGCTGTGGGGCTCATACCCCCTCACCGAGTTTGTCTGAGGGCTCTGAAGATGACAAACCCacaaaaaagcacaaagaaaaaaaggaaaaaaagaaaagaaagaaagaaaaggggaagacCAACCACGAAGTACAGGCAAAGCAGTCGTCCTCTTCTTCATCATCCAGAAGCAAAGCAGTAAAGGAAAAGGATGACCCAGGCCCTAAGAAGCTCAGCAGCAAGAACTCTGAAAGAGTTCAGAAGCCAGAGTCCAGGGACGGATGGAAGCACTGCTCAGGCTCCCCTGAGGTCAGGACCACCTGCCGTGCTGCAGCAAAGGACCCAGAGAAGGAGCTGATGAAGGAGAGACCCAAGCATGAACATGAATCCTCAAGCAGGAaggaggcaagagaagaaaagaacaggGATAAGGACAGAGGGGGAAGCTCAGACATACATTCTAGCCGGAACAGTGGGCGTTCTGAAGGATGTAGTCACAGAAGCAGAAGTAAGAGCCGAGACAAATCCCACAGGCATAAAAGGGCCCGGCACTCCTGGGAGCAGGACTCCTCGAATCCCAGTGACCATAGGCATTACTGA